Proteins encoded together in one Yersinia mollaretii ATCC 43969 window:
- the creA gene encoding protein CreA, which translates to MKKSWILLGCLLSLGAHAEEIGSVDTVFKLLGPDHKIVVEAFDDPDVKNVTCYISRAKTGGIKGGLGLAEDTADAAISCQQVGPIELTDKIKNKKSDGTVVFQKRTSLVFKKLQVVRFYDQKRNALIYLTYSDRVVDGSPKNAISAVPVMPW; encoded by the coding sequence ATGAAAAAAAGTTGGATATTGCTTGGTTGCCTGCTTTCTTTGGGGGCACATGCAGAGGAGATTGGTTCAGTCGATACCGTTTTTAAACTGTTGGGGCCGGATCATAAAATCGTGGTTGAAGCCTTCGATGACCCCGATGTTAAAAATGTAACTTGTTATATCAGCCGGGCAAAAACCGGCGGTATCAAAGGTGGTTTGGGGTTGGCGGAAGATACGGCAGATGCGGCAATCTCTTGTCAGCAAGTGGGGCCGATTGAGTTGACGGACAAAATTAAGAATAAGAAATCGGATGGTACAGTGGTTTTCCAGAAGCGAACTTCACTGGTATTTAAAAAGCTACAAGTGGTGCGTTTCTACGATCAAAAACGCAATGCGCTGATTTATCTGACCTATTCGGATCGCGTGGTGGATGGTTCACCGAAAAATGCCATTAGCGCTGTGCCGGTTATGCCTTGGTAG